A stretch of Candidatus Methylomirabilota bacterium DNA encodes these proteins:
- a CDS encoding DNA starvation/stationary phase protection protein translates to MNVNIGIPNDKRDAVVTVLNAVLADEYVLYTKTRNYHWNVVGPQFNDLHKFFEAQYEELNDIVDEVAERATSLGGKAVGTLAEFVKTTRLRERPGEYPDARGMLGDLLADHETVIRQLRADLVAVMDKHGDAGTNDFLTGLMEKHEKMAWMLRAFVAK, encoded by the coding sequence ATGAACGTCAACATCGGCATTCCCAACGACAAGCGTGACGCCGTCGTCACCGTCCTCAATGCCGTGCTCGCCGACGAGTACGTGCTCTACACCAAGACGCGGAACTATCACTGGAACGTCGTCGGCCCGCAGTTCAACGATCTGCACAAGTTCTTCGAGGCTCAATACGAGGAGCTGAACGACATCGTGGACGAGGTGGCCGAGCGCGCCACGTCCCTGGGCGGCAAGGCCGTGGGCACGCTGGCCGAATTCGTCAAGACGACCCGGCTGCGGGAGCGCCCCGGGGAGTATCCGGACGCCCGGGGGATGCTCGGCGACCTCCTGGCCGACCACGAGACGGTCATCCGGCAGCTCCGGGCCGACCTGGTCGCCGTCATGGACAAGCACGGGGACGCGGGCACCAATGACTTCCTCACCGGCTTGATGGAGAAGCACGAGAAGATGGCCTGGATGCTGCGCGCGTTCGTGGCGAAGTAG
- a CDS encoding hydroxymethylglutaryl-CoA lyase has translation MKLPARVVICEVGPRDGFQIEPDWIPTEHKVEAVDLLSAAGLPRIEVTSFVHPKVVPQLRDAEAVMAAIRRRPGTRYAALVPNDKGAVRAIDAGVDELHTVVSASESHNLANVNMTIAESLAKLEAVMQVARRAGVPVGCGISTSFGCPFEGEVPLARLEGIVRRLVDLGARAIALADTTGMANPRQVQRTLERLMPRFAGIEWVLHTHDTRAMAIANILAAMECGVTAFDASIGGLGGCPFAPGASGNVCTEDLVHCLHAMGVETSIDLDRLIAASRRVQDIVGRVLPGQIVKAGPWQRRYPVPDVVASRRPRSE, from the coding sequence ATGAAGCTTCCGGCGCGCGTGGTGATCTGCGAGGTGGGGCCTCGGGACGGCTTCCAGATCGAGCCGGACTGGATCCCGACCGAGCACAAGGTCGAGGCGGTCGATCTCCTCTCGGCCGCCGGGCTGCCCCGTATCGAAGTGACCTCGTTCGTGCATCCCAAGGTCGTCCCCCAGCTCCGCGACGCCGAGGCCGTGATGGCCGCCATTCGGCGGCGTCCAGGCACCCGCTACGCGGCCCTGGTCCCCAACGACAAAGGGGCCGTGCGCGCCATCGACGCGGGCGTCGACGAGCTACACACCGTCGTCTCGGCCAGCGAGAGCCACAATCTGGCCAACGTCAACATGACCATCGCCGAGTCCCTGGCGAAGCTGGAGGCGGTCATGCAGGTCGCCCGGCGGGCGGGCGTCCCCGTGGGCTGCGGGATCTCCACATCGTTCGGGTGTCCCTTCGAGGGCGAGGTGCCGCTGGCCCGGCTGGAGGGCATCGTGCGCCGTCTGGTCGATCTCGGGGCGCGCGCCATCGCGCTGGCCGACACCACCGGCATGGCCAACCCCCGGCAGGTCCAACGGACGTTGGAGCGCCTGATGCCGCGGTTCGCGGGCATCGAGTGGGTCCTGCACACGCACGACACGCGGGCCATGGCCATCGCCAACATCCTGGCCGCGATGGAGTGCGGCGTGACCGCGTTCGACGCCTCCATCGGCGGCCTGGGCGGCTGCCCGTTCGCTCCCGGGGCCTCCGGCAACGTGTGCACCGAGGATCTCGTGCACTGCCTGCACGCGATGGGCGTGGAGACGAGCATCGACCTCGACCGTCTGATCGCGGCGTCGCGGCGCGTGCAGGACATCGTCGGCCGCGTCCTGCCCGGTCAGATCGTCAAGGCCGGCCCGTGGCAGCGCCGCTACCCGGTCCCCGACGTCGTCGCCTCCCGCCGCCCCCGCTCCGAGTGA
- a CDS encoding citrate/2-methylcitrate synthase: MAAEWKTGLEDVIAARSAICQVDGAAGRLYYRGYEIGELAGAVPFEDVTALLWLGELTTPATEFRQRLAAARGLPAAVADLLRSLPRDTHPLDALRTAVSLAASVDPDARAGDSEANLRKAVRLMNLVPETVAAWQRIRAGREIVPARREGSHAAHFLYLLRGEWPSPEVERVIDVVLTLHADHEFNASTFALRVAVATLADLHAAVTAAVATLKGPRHGGANEDVLAMLRDIGDPGRAEAFVATRLGAHAALGRRERSDPRARIPGFGHRVYRVDDARARVLRSMAQAMAAATGRARLFEVAEGVYQAMRARTALPVNVDFFSAVVYDALELPPDFCTSVFAAGRVAGWCAHALEQFADNRLIRPRAEYVGPAPRPLARAG, translated from the coding sequence ATGGCGGCAGAGTGGAAGACGGGTCTGGAGGACGTGATCGCTGCGCGCTCGGCCATCTGTCAGGTGGACGGCGCAGCCGGGCGGCTCTACTACCGCGGGTACGAGATCGGCGAGCTGGCCGGGGCCGTGCCCTTCGAGGACGTCACCGCGCTCCTGTGGCTCGGCGAGCTCACGACGCCGGCCACCGAGTTCCGGCAGCGCCTGGCCGCCGCGCGCGGGCTACCCGCTGCGGTGGCCGATCTGCTGCGCTCGCTGCCCCGGGATACCCATCCGCTCGACGCTCTGCGGACGGCGGTTTCCCTGGCGGCCAGCGTGGATCCGGACGCGCGGGCCGGCGACTCCGAGGCCAACCTGAGAAAGGCGGTCCGGCTCATGAACCTGGTGCCGGAGACGGTGGCCGCCTGGCAGCGGATCCGGGCCGGGCGCGAGATCGTCCCGGCCCGGCGCGAAGGCTCCCACGCCGCCCACTTCCTCTATCTGCTGCGCGGGGAATGGCCGTCGCCCGAGGTCGAGCGGGTGATCGACGTCGTGCTCACCTTGCACGCCGACCACGAGTTCAACGCCTCCACGTTCGCCCTGCGCGTGGCCGTCGCCACCCTGGCCGACCTCCACGCGGCCGTGACGGCGGCGGTGGCCACGCTCAAGGGCCCTCGCCACGGCGGCGCCAACGAGGACGTCCTGGCCATGCTGCGCGACATCGGCGATCCCGGCCGGGCCGAGGCGTTCGTCGCCACCCGGCTCGGCGCTCACGCGGCGCTGGGCCGGCGCGAGCGCAGCGACCCCCGCGCCCGCATCCCCGGGTTCGGTCACCGCGTGTACCGCGTCGACGACGCGCGGGCCCGCGTGCTGCGCTCGATGGCGCAGGCCATGGCGGCGGCGACGGGCCGGGCGCGGCTCTTCGAGGTCGCCGAGGGCGTGTACCAGGCCATGCGCGCGCGCACGGCGTTGCCGGTGAACGTGGACTTCTTCTCGGCGGTGGTCTACGACGCGCTCGAGCTCCCGCCCGACTTCTGTACTTCGGTCTTCGCGGCAGGCCGCGTGGCCGGCTGGTGCGCCCACGCGCTGGAGCAGTTCGCCGACAACCGACTCATCCGGCCGCGGGCGGAGTACGTCGGCCCGGCCCCGCGCCCGCTGGCCCGAGCCGGCTGA